A stretch of the Lolium perenne isolate Kyuss_39 chromosome 3, Kyuss_2.0, whole genome shotgun sequence genome encodes the following:
- the LOC139838311 gene encoding uncharacterized protein gives MLRHGMQSHSSCPLCEQAPETADHLALGCVLAREVWHATLQRCNLSHLTPLAGDMLIEWWPNSRRRVPQQLRKGFDSLVLLMVWTLWKERNSRVLKRSAETARGIFKRITEEVELWKLSGAVGLCNIWR, from the coding sequence ATGTTGCGGCATGGTATGCAGTCCCATTCTAGCTGCCCTCTTTGTGAGCAGGCCCCTGAGACGGCGGATCATCTCGCCCTCGGTTGCGTCCTCGCTAGGGAGGTCTGGCATGCCACGCTCCAGCGCTGCAACTTGTCGCACCTGACGCCCTTGGCCGGTGATATGCTCATCGAGTGGTGGCCCAACTCAAGGCGACGCGTCCCGCAGCAGCTGAGGAAAGGGTTCGACTCCCTTGTCCTCCTCATGGTCTGGACACTCTGGAAGGAGAGGAACAGCCGCGTCTTGAAGCGCTCGGCGGAAACTGCTCGAGGTATCTTCAAGCGTATCACTGAAGAAGTGGAGCTTTGGAAGCTATCAGGTGCGGTAGGGCTGTGCAACATTTGGAGATAG